A genomic window from Klebsiella quasipneumoniae subsp. quasipneumoniae includes:
- a CDS encoding type II secretion system protein N produces the protein MKANGLTGGLLLALYLLWLTATAPARLLVPMLPPEVQVANLSGSIWRGAAQSVSWRGVRLERLTWSLTLAGWQIALSDPRGVEGQARLWGIRDLRLQEGRLTAPASLLGRWLTPTMPVSAEGEVTFSLAEAHFSEGRCRQITAGRAQWRQARLHSPVGSLELAQVSGALSCTANGAVALAIRQDSHQLSLSGQGTLSPDGRYLFRGTLQPRQGMPPLLALLVARPMAKNAPGPTPWQLQGKW, from the coding sequence ATGAAAGCTAACGGGCTCACGGGTGGGCTACTGCTGGCGCTCTATCTGCTGTGGTTGACCGCCACCGCCCCGGCGCGTCTGTTAGTCCCGATGCTGCCGCCCGAGGTACAGGTGGCCAACCTCAGCGGCAGCATCTGGCGCGGCGCGGCGCAGTCGGTCTCCTGGCGCGGCGTGCGGCTTGAGCGGCTGACGTGGTCGCTCACCCTGGCCGGCTGGCAGATCGCGCTCAGCGATCCCCGCGGCGTGGAGGGTCAGGCCCGGCTGTGGGGCATCCGCGATCTGCGTCTGCAGGAGGGGCGGCTCACCGCCCCCGCCAGCCTGCTTGGTCGCTGGCTAACGCCGACTATGCCCGTCAGCGCCGAGGGAGAGGTCACGTTCAGCCTGGCCGAAGCGCACTTCAGCGAGGGGCGCTGCCGGCAAATCACCGCCGGACGCGCGCAGTGGCGTCAGGCCCGGCTGCACTCTCCGGTCGGTAGCCTGGAGCTGGCCCAGGTCAGTGGCGCCTTAAGCTGTACGGCGAACGGCGCCGTGGCGCTGGCCATCCGCCAGGATTCTCATCAGTTGAGCCTCAGCGGCCAGGGAACCCTGTCGCCCGATGGCCGCTATCTGTTTCGCGGTACGCTACAGCCCCGTCAGGGGATGCCGCCCCTGCTGGCGCTGCTGGTCGCCCGCCCGATGGCGAAAAACGCCCCGGGCCCGACGCCGTGGCAGCTGCAGGGAAAATGGTGA
- the dksA gene encoding RNA polymerase-binding protein DksA: MQEGQNRKTSSLSILAIAGVEPYQEKPGEEYMNEAQLAHFKRILEAWRNQLRDEVDRTVSHMQDEAANFPDPVDRAAQEEEFSLELRNRDRERKLIKKIEKTLKKVEDEDFGYCESCGVEIGIRRLEARPTADLCIDCKTLAEIREKQMAG, encoded by the coding sequence ATGCAAGAAGGGCAAAACCGTAAAACATCGTCCCTGAGTATTCTCGCCATCGCTGGGGTGGAGCCGTACCAAGAGAAACCGGGCGAAGAGTATATGAACGAAGCCCAGCTGGCGCACTTCAAGCGTATTCTTGAAGCATGGCGTAATCAACTCAGGGATGAAGTGGATCGCACCGTATCGCACATGCAGGATGAAGCTGCTAACTTCCCGGACCCGGTAGACCGTGCCGCCCAGGAAGAAGAGTTCAGCCTGGAGCTGCGTAACCGCGACCGCGAACGTAAACTGATCAAAAAGATCGAGAAAACGCTGAAAAAAGTTGAAGACGAAGACTTCGGCTACTGCGAATCCTGCGGCGTGGAGATCGGCATTCGCCGTCTGGAAGCGCGTCCGACAGCGGATCTGTGCATTGACTGCAAAACCCTGGCGGAAATTCGCGAAAAACAGATGGCGGGCTAA
- the folK gene encoding 2-amino-4-hydroxy-6-hydroxymethyldihydropteridine diphosphokinase — protein MTLVYIALGSNLASPLAQVQAAIRALGEIPYSRVVNVSSFYRTPPLGPQDQPDYLNAAVALETTLAPEALLDHTQRIELQQGRVRKAERWGPRTLDLDIMLFGDAVINSERLTVPHYDMKNRGFMLWPLFEIAPDLRFPDGPALRTVLDDLGAAKPAIW, from the coding sequence ATGACCCTGGTCTATATCGCCCTCGGCAGTAACCTCGCTTCGCCACTGGCGCAGGTGCAGGCGGCCATCCGCGCCCTGGGCGAAATACCTTACAGCCGCGTGGTGAACGTCTCTTCGTTCTACCGCACGCCGCCGCTGGGCCCGCAGGATCAGCCGGACTATCTCAACGCCGCCGTCGCGCTGGAAACCACGCTGGCCCCCGAGGCGCTGCTCGATCACACCCAGCGCATTGAGCTGCAGCAGGGTCGGGTGCGCAAAGCCGAACGCTGGGGGCCGCGCACCCTCGATCTCGATATTATGCTGTTTGGCGATGCGGTCATTAACAGCGAGCGTCTGACCGTTCCGCACTACGATATGAAAAATCGCGGCTTTATGCTCTGGCCGCTGTTCGAGATCGCCCCGGACCTCCGCTTTCCTGACGGCCCTGCGCTGCGTACCGTACTGGATGATCTCGGCGCGGCAAAGCCCGCTATCTGGTAA
- the thpR gene encoding RNA 2',3'-cyclic phosphodiesterase, which yields MSEPKRLFFAIELPPAIRKQIVQWRATHFPEDAGRPVAADNLHLTLAFLGEVSAEKQRALTALAGRLQPPGFTLTLDDAGQWLRSRVVWLGTRQPPRGLLQLASMLRAQAARSGCYQSPQPFHPHITLWRDARQAVPIPPPGFRWTFPVNEFVLYESSFSRGRTRYTALEHYPFDKES from the coding sequence ATGTCTGAGCCGAAAAGGCTGTTTTTTGCGATTGAACTGCCGCCTGCCATCCGCAAACAGATTGTCCAGTGGCGGGCAACGCACTTCCCGGAGGATGCCGGCAGGCCCGTCGCGGCGGATAACCTTCACCTCACGCTGGCGTTTCTCGGCGAGGTGAGCGCGGAAAAACAGCGGGCGCTGACCGCCCTCGCCGGCCGCCTCCAGCCGCCGGGCTTTACCCTGACGCTGGACGATGCCGGACAGTGGCTGCGCTCGCGGGTGGTCTGGCTCGGGACCCGTCAGCCGCCGCGCGGCCTGCTGCAGCTCGCCAGCATGCTGCGCGCTCAGGCGGCGCGCAGCGGCTGCTATCAGAGTCCGCAGCCGTTTCATCCGCATATTACCCTGTGGCGCGACGCCCGCCAGGCGGTGCCGATCCCGCCGCCCGGCTTTCGCTGGACGTTTCCGGTGAACGAGTTCGTGCTCTATGAATCCAGCTTTAGCCGGGGGCGCACGCGCTACACGGCGCTGGAACATTATCCGTTTGATAAGGAAAGTTGA
- the sfsA gene encoding DNA/RNA nuclease SfsA, giving the protein MQFDPPLQPAILLKRYKRFLADVVTPDGRELTLHCPNTGAMTGCAAPGDTVWYSTSDNVKRKYAHTWELTETQQGAVICVNTLRANTLAKEAISAGIIPELSGYNQLKSEVKYGAENSRIDIMLQADDRQNCYIEVKSVTLAEKEYGYFPDAVTTRGQKHLRELMAVAANGDRAVILFAVLHSAIDRFSPAHHIDARYAQLLTEARDKGVEILAWKAELSTTRMTLNKPIAVVLNPGK; this is encoded by the coding sequence ATGCAGTTTGATCCGCCGTTGCAGCCCGCCATTTTGCTTAAACGTTACAAACGATTTCTTGCCGACGTGGTGACCCCCGATGGCCGCGAGCTGACGCTCCACTGCCCGAATACCGGGGCGATGACCGGCTGCGCCGCCCCGGGCGACACCGTCTGGTATTCCACCTCTGACAATGTGAAGCGCAAATATGCCCACACCTGGGAATTAACTGAAACGCAGCAGGGCGCCGTTATTTGCGTCAATACGCTGCGCGCGAATACGCTGGCGAAAGAGGCGATTTCCGCCGGAATAATCCCTGAACTTTCAGGCTATAACCAGCTGAAAAGCGAAGTGAAATACGGCGCAGAGAATAGCCGTATCGATATTATGTTACAGGCAGATGATCGCCAAAACTGCTATATTGAAGTGAAATCGGTTACGTTGGCGGAGAAAGAATACGGTTATTTTCCCGATGCGGTGACCACGCGCGGTCAGAAGCACCTGCGGGAGCTGATGGCCGTCGCGGCAAATGGCGACCGCGCGGTGATTTTATTTGCCGTCCTGCATTCGGCAATTGACCGTTTCTCTCCCGCGCATCATATTGATGCCAGATACGCACAGCTGTTAACAGAAGCCCGCGACAAGGGGGTGGAAATTCTCGCCTGGAAAGCGGAACTTTCTACGACGAGGATGACTCTGAATAAGCCGATCGCCGTGGTGTTAAACCCCGGTAAATAA
- the hrpB gene encoding ATP-dependent helicase HrpB, translating to MSSLPVAAVLPELLSALQHAPQVLLNAPTGAGKSTWLPLQILAEGNITGRIILLEPRRLAARNVAQRLAELLGEKPGETVGYRMRAETCVGPQTRLEVVTEGILTRMIQRDPELTGVGLVILDEFHERSLQADLALALLLDVQQGLRDDLKLLIMSATLDNERLQRLLPEAPVVVSEGRAYPVERRFSPLSAHQRFDEAVAVAAAELLRHEQGSMLLFLPGVGEIQRVLDQLTERVAEDVILCPLYGALPLSEQRKAILPAPAGKRKVVLATNIAETSLTIEGIRLVVDSAQERVARFDPRTGLTRLVTQRISQASMTQRAGRAGRLSPGICLHLLGKEQAERAAAQSEPEILHSDLSALLLELLQWGCHDPAALAWLDQPPAVNLAAARRLLEALSALDGERLSAFGRKMATLGNEPRLAAMLAAAQTDDEVATAARLAAILEEPPRGGLVDLAAVFSRQQANWQQRAQQLMKRLACRSGQPDAGRMAALLASAFADRIARRRGQEGRYQLANGMGAMLDADDALGRHEWLIAPLLLQGSASPDARMLLALPVDIGELIAARPELAQRSDTVEWDEAQGTLKAWRRTVTGQLVIKTQPLAKPSEAELHQAMLNGIREKGLAVLNWTPEAEQLRLRLQCAAQWLPEEAWPAVDDASLLASLEAWLLPQMNGVHSLRALKALDLRQALQDWLPWPLRQKLDRELPTHYTVPTGSRLAIRYHAENPPALAVRMQEMFGEATTPVIAEGRVPLVLELLSPAQRPLQITRDLSAFWQGSYREVQKEMKGRYPKHVWPDDPANAAPTRRSKKYS from the coding sequence GTGTCCTCATTGCCGGTTGCCGCCGTCCTCCCAGAATTGTTATCCGCCCTGCAGCATGCGCCGCAGGTTTTGCTCAACGCGCCGACCGGCGCCGGGAAGTCGACCTGGCTGCCGCTGCAGATCCTTGCCGAGGGCAACATCACGGGACGAATTATCCTGCTGGAGCCGAGGCGTCTGGCGGCGCGCAATGTCGCGCAGCGGCTGGCTGAACTGCTCGGCGAAAAGCCGGGGGAGACCGTGGGTTACCGCATGCGCGCCGAAACCTGCGTCGGACCGCAGACCCGCCTGGAGGTGGTCACGGAGGGGATCTTGACGCGCATGATCCAGCGCGATCCCGAGCTGACGGGCGTGGGGCTGGTGATCCTCGATGAGTTTCACGAGCGCAGCCTGCAGGCGGATCTGGCGCTGGCCCTGCTGCTTGATGTCCAGCAGGGGTTACGTGACGATCTCAAACTGCTGATTATGTCGGCGACCCTCGATAACGAGCGCCTGCAGCGTCTGCTGCCGGAGGCGCCGGTGGTGGTCTCGGAGGGGCGCGCTTATCCGGTGGAGCGTCGCTTCAGCCCGCTCTCCGCGCACCAGCGTTTTGATGAGGCGGTGGCGGTAGCGGCGGCGGAGCTCCTGCGGCATGAACAGGGGTCGATGCTGCTGTTTCTGCCCGGCGTCGGCGAGATCCAGCGCGTTCTCGACCAGCTGACGGAGCGCGTGGCGGAGGATGTCATCCTCTGTCCGCTGTATGGCGCGCTGCCCCTGAGCGAGCAGCGCAAAGCGATCCTCCCGGCGCCGGCCGGGAAGCGCAAAGTGGTGCTGGCCACCAACATTGCCGAGACCAGTTTGACCATCGAGGGCATCCGCCTGGTGGTCGACAGCGCCCAGGAGCGGGTTGCCCGCTTTGACCCGCGCACCGGCCTGACCCGGCTGGTGACGCAGCGCATCAGCCAGGCATCGATGACGCAGCGCGCCGGACGCGCCGGTCGTCTCTCCCCGGGGATCTGCCTGCATTTGCTTGGCAAAGAACAGGCCGAACGAGCGGCGGCGCAGAGCGAACCAGAGATCCTGCACAGCGATCTGTCGGCGCTGTTGCTGGAGCTGCTGCAGTGGGGGTGCCACGATCCGGCCGCGCTGGCCTGGCTGGATCAGCCGCCGGCGGTGAACCTGGCCGCCGCGCGCCGCCTGCTGGAGGCGCTCTCGGCGCTGGACGGCGAGCGGCTGTCGGCGTTTGGCCGCAAAATGGCGACCCTCGGCAACGAGCCCCGGCTGGCGGCGATGCTGGCCGCTGCGCAGACCGATGACGAGGTGGCGACGGCGGCCAGGCTGGCGGCGATCCTCGAGGAGCCGCCGCGCGGCGGGCTGGTGGATTTGGCCGCCGTCTTTTCCCGTCAGCAGGCCAACTGGCAACAGCGGGCGCAGCAGCTGATGAAGCGTCTGGCCTGCCGCAGCGGCCAGCCCGACGCCGGACGAATGGCCGCGCTACTGGCGTCGGCCTTCGCCGACCGCATCGCCCGTCGCCGCGGTCAGGAGGGGCGCTATCAGCTGGCGAACGGCATGGGCGCGATGCTTGACGCCGACGACGCGCTGGGCCGTCATGAGTGGCTGATCGCCCCGCTGCTGCTGCAGGGCAGCGCCTCGCCGGATGCCCGCATGCTGCTGGCTCTGCCGGTGGATATCGGCGAGCTGATCGCCGCCCGTCCCGAGCTGGCGCAGCGTTCCGACACGGTGGAGTGGGATGAAGCGCAGGGGACGCTGAAAGCCTGGCGGCGGACCGTGACGGGCCAATTGGTGATCAAGACCCAGCCGCTGGCGAAGCCATCTGAGGCGGAGCTGCATCAGGCGATGCTCAACGGTATTCGTGAGAAAGGCCTTGCGGTGCTCAACTGGACGCCAGAGGCCGAGCAGCTGCGACTGCGGCTGCAGTGTGCGGCGCAGTGGCTGCCGGAAGAGGCATGGCCCGCGGTGGATGACGCTTCGCTGCTGGCCTCGCTGGAGGCATGGCTGCTGCCGCAGATGAACGGCGTTCACTCGCTGCGGGCGCTGAAGGCGTTGGATCTGCGTCAGGCGCTACAGGACTGGCTGCCGTGGCCGCTGCGCCAGAAGCTGGATCGCGAGCTGCCGACGCACTATACCGTGCCGACCGGCAGCCGTCTGGCGATTCGATACCATGCGGAGAACCCGCCGGCGCTGGCGGTGCGTATGCAGGAGATGTTCGGCGAGGCCACGACGCCGGTTATCGCCGAGGGGCGGGTGCCGCTGGTGCTGGAGCTGCTGTCGCCCGCCCAGCGTCCTCTGCAGATCACTCGCGATCTCAGCGCCTTCTGGCAGGGAAGCTACCGCGAGGTGCAAAAAGAGATGAAGGGACGTTATCCGAAACACGTCTGGCCGGACGATCCGGCCAACGCCGCCCCGACCCGGCGCAGCAAAAAATATTCGTAG
- the gluQRS gene encoding tRNA glutamyl-Q(34) synthetase GluQRS yields the protein MTDSRYIGRFAPSPSGELHFGSLIAALGSYLQARANQGIWRVRIEDIDPPREVPGAADTILRQLDHYGLHWDGEVLWQSQRHEAYREALSWLGEQGLSYYCTCTRARIHAVGGIYDGHCRDLGLGAENAALRLRQTRPVLQFTDRLRGTLVANEPLAREDFIIHRRDGLFAYNLAVVVDDHFQGITEIVRGADLIEPTVRQISLYQHFGWQAPDYLHLPLALNADGNKLSKQNHAPALPEGDPRPEIVRALRFLNQEIAGEWQALSVDDLLAQAVANWQPAKIEHSQMAPAEL from the coding sequence ATGACTGACTCACGCTATATAGGGCGCTTTGCTCCCTCCCCCTCCGGCGAACTCCACTTCGGCTCTCTGATCGCCGCGCTCGGCAGCTACCTGCAAGCCCGCGCGAACCAGGGTATCTGGCGCGTTCGTATTGAAGATATCGACCCGCCGCGCGAAGTCCCCGGGGCCGCCGACACCATCCTGCGCCAGCTCGACCACTACGGTCTGCACTGGGACGGCGAGGTGCTCTGGCAGTCGCAACGGCACGAAGCCTACCGCGAGGCGCTGTCCTGGCTGGGTGAGCAAGGGCTGAGCTATTACTGCACCTGCACCCGCGCGCGGATCCACGCCGTAGGCGGGATCTACGATGGTCACTGCCGCGACCTTGGCCTGGGGGCGGAAAACGCCGCGCTGCGTCTGCGCCAGACCCGTCCGGTTCTGCAGTTCACCGACCGCCTGCGCGGCACGCTGGTCGCCAACGAGCCGCTGGCGCGTGAAGATTTTATTATCCACCGTCGCGACGGGCTGTTTGCCTACAACCTGGCGGTGGTGGTGGATGATCACTTTCAGGGGATCACCGAGATCGTCCGCGGCGCCGATTTGATTGAGCCGACGGTGCGGCAGATTTCGCTGTATCAGCATTTTGGCTGGCAGGCGCCGGACTACCTCCATCTGCCGCTGGCCCTCAATGCCGACGGCAATAAGCTCTCTAAACAAAACCACGCGCCGGCGCTGCCGGAAGGCGATCCGCGCCCCGAAATCGTCCGCGCGCTCCGCTTTCTGAATCAGGAGATCGCCGGGGAGTGGCAGGCCCTGAGCGTCGATGATTTACTCGCCCAGGCCGTCGCCAACTGGCAGCCCGCGAAAATCGAGCATTCTCAAATGGCTCCCGCTGAGCTATGA
- the pcnB gene encoding polynucleotide adenylyltransferase PcnB, which translates to MFTRVANFCRKVLSREEREAEAAVEPTPMTVIPREQHAISRKDISENALKVMYRLNKAGYESWLVGGGVRDLLLGKKPKDFDVTTNATPDQVRKLFRNCRLVGRRFRLAHVMFGPEIIEVATFRGHHEGHTTDRVTSQRGQNGMLLRDNIFGSIEEDAQRRDFTINSLYYSVADFTVRDYVGGMKDLQDGVIRLIGNPETRYREDPVRMLRAVRFAAKLDMTISPETAEPLPRLAALLHDVPPARLFEEVLKLLQAGHGYQTYLLLREYNLFQPLFPTITRYFTERGDSPMERIINQVLKNTDTRIHNDMRVNPAFLFSVMFWYPLLETAQKIAQESGLAYYDAFALAMNDVLDEACRTLAIPKRITTLIRDIWQLQLRMSRRQGKRAWKLMEHPKFRAAYDLLELRAGAENNGELQRLTKWWGEFQVAAPPAQKDMLNDLGDDPAPRRRHRRPRKRAPRQGNA; encoded by the coding sequence ATTTTTACCCGAGTCGCTAATTTTTGCCGTAAGGTGCTAAGCCGTGAGGAGCGCGAGGCAGAAGCCGCCGTCGAACCAACGCCTATGACGGTGATCCCGCGTGAGCAGCATGCTATTTCCCGCAAAGATATCAGTGAAAACGCCCTCAAGGTCATGTACCGCCTCAACAAGGCGGGCTACGAGTCCTGGCTGGTCGGCGGCGGCGTCCGCGACCTGCTGCTTGGCAAAAAGCCAAAAGATTTTGACGTCACGACCAACGCCACGCCGGATCAGGTGCGTAAGCTGTTCCGCAACTGCCGTCTGGTCGGGCGCCGTTTCCGCCTCGCGCACGTGATGTTCGGGCCGGAAATCATTGAGGTCGCTACCTTCCGTGGCCATCACGAAGGACACACTACCGATCGCGTCACCTCCCAGCGGGGCCAGAACGGCATGCTGCTGCGCGATAACATCTTCGGCTCGATCGAAGAGGACGCCCAGCGTCGCGACTTCACCATTAACAGCCTCTATTACAGCGTGGCGGACTTTACCGTGCGCGACTACGTCGGCGGCATGAAGGATCTGCAGGACGGCGTGATCCGCCTGATCGGCAATCCGGAAACCCGCTATCGCGAGGATCCGGTACGCATGCTGCGCGCGGTGCGCTTCGCCGCCAAGCTGGATATGACCATCAGCCCGGAAACGGCCGAACCGCTGCCGCGGCTGGCCGCCCTGCTCCACGACGTGCCGCCGGCGCGCCTGTTCGAAGAAGTGCTCAAGCTGCTGCAGGCCGGGCATGGCTATCAGACCTACCTGCTGCTGCGGGAATACAACCTGTTCCAGCCGCTGTTCCCGACCATCACCCGCTACTTTACCGAGCGCGGCGATAGCCCGATGGAGCGGATCATCAACCAGGTGCTGAAGAACACCGACACCCGCATTCATAACGACATGCGCGTCAATCCGGCCTTCCTCTTCTCGGTGATGTTCTGGTATCCGCTGCTGGAAACGGCGCAAAAAATCGCTCAGGAGAGCGGTCTGGCGTACTATGACGCCTTCGCGCTGGCGATGAACGACGTACTGGACGAAGCCTGCCGTACGCTGGCGATCCCTAAGCGCATCACCACCCTGATCCGCGATATCTGGCAGCTGCAGCTGCGCATGTCCCGTCGCCAGGGCAAACGCGCCTGGAAGCTGATGGAGCATCCGAAATTCCGCGCCGCCTACGATCTGCTGGAGCTACGCGCCGGCGCTGAAAACAACGGCGAACTGCAGCGTCTGACCAAATGGTGGGGCGAATTCCAGGTCGCCGCGCCGCCGGCGCAAAAAGATATGCTCAACGACCTCGGGGACGATCCGGCGCCGCGCCGTCGCCACCGCCGTCCGCGCAAGCGCGCGCCGCGCCAGGGTAACGCATGA
- the panB gene encoding 3-methyl-2-oxobutanoate hydroxymethyltransferase → MKPTTIALLQKCKQEKKRFATITAYDHSFAKLFADEGINVLLVGDSLGMTVQGHDSTLPVTVEDIAYHTRAVRRGAPNSLLLADLPFMAYATPEQTFENAAIVMRAGANMVKLEGGAWLAETVRMLAERAVPVCGHLGLTPQSVNVFGGYKVQGRGDAAQTLFEDALALEAAGAQLLVLECVPVALAKRITEALTIPVIGIGAGNVTDGQILVMHDAFGITGGHIPKFAKNFLAEAGDIRAAVRQYIAEVESGVYPGEEHSFH, encoded by the coding sequence ATGAAACCGACCACCATTGCCCTGCTGCAAAAATGCAAACAGGAAAAGAAGCGCTTTGCCACCATTACCGCCTACGACCATAGCTTCGCGAAGCTGTTCGCCGATGAAGGCATTAATGTGCTGCTGGTGGGCGACTCGCTGGGAATGACGGTGCAGGGTCACGACTCCACCCTGCCGGTCACCGTGGAAGATATCGCCTATCACACCCGCGCCGTCCGCCGCGGCGCGCCGAACAGCCTGCTGCTCGCCGACCTGCCGTTTATGGCCTACGCCACGCCGGAGCAGACCTTCGAAAATGCCGCCATCGTGATGCGCGCCGGCGCCAATATGGTCAAACTCGAAGGCGGCGCCTGGCTGGCCGAGACCGTGAGGATGCTGGCGGAACGCGCGGTACCGGTTTGCGGCCACCTCGGCCTGACGCCGCAGTCGGTGAACGTATTCGGGGGCTATAAAGTGCAGGGCCGCGGCGATGCGGCGCAGACCCTGTTTGAAGACGCGTTAGCGCTGGAAGCGGCAGGCGCGCAGCTGCTGGTGCTGGAGTGCGTCCCGGTCGCCCTGGCGAAACGCATCACCGAAGCCCTGACCATTCCGGTGATCGGCATCGGCGCGGGCAACGTCACCGATGGGCAGATCCTGGTGATGCATGACGCTTTCGGCATTACCGGCGGCCACATTCCGAAATTTGCCAAGAATTTCCTTGCCGAGGCGGGCGACATCCGCGCCGCGGTGCGGCAGTATATTGCCGAAGTCGAATCCGGGGTCTATCCGGGCGAAGAACACAGTTTCCATTAA
- the panD gene encoding aspartate 1-decarboxylase, which yields MMRNMLQGKLHRVKVTQADLHYEGSCAIDQDFLDAAGILENETIHLWNVTNGNRFSTYAIAAERGSRIISVNGAAAHCASVGDILIIASFVTMSDEEARRWQPNIAYFEGDNEMKRQAKAIPVQVA from the coding sequence ATGATGCGTAATATGCTGCAGGGCAAGCTCCACCGCGTAAAAGTGACGCAGGCTGACCTGCACTATGAAGGTTCCTGCGCCATTGACCAGGATTTCCTGGATGCGGCCGGTATTCTGGAGAATGAAACCATTCACCTCTGGAACGTCACCAACGGTAACCGTTTCTCCACCTACGCCATTGCCGCCGAGCGGGGTTCCAGAATCATCTCCGTTAACGGCGCCGCCGCGCACTGCGCCAGCGTCGGCGATATCCTGATCATCGCCAGCTTCGTCACCATGTCTGACGAAGAGGCGCGCCGCTGGCAGCCCAACATCGCCTACTTCGAAGGCGACAACGAAATGAAGCGCCAGGCGAAAGCGATTCCGGTGCAGGTCGCCTGA
- a CDS encoding prepilin peptidase, with amino-acid sequence MTTLAALSLHFPLVWYGFLLLFGLALGSFYNVVIYRLPRMLTQTADDEPITLSTPGSSCPQCRQPIAWRDNIPLLSFLWLGRRARCCQARISWSYPLTELATGLLFILSGALLAPGLALAGGLVLLSFLLILARIDARTQLLPDRLTLPLLWAGLLFNLNEVYIALPDAVAGAMAGYLALWSVYWLFRLLTGKEALGYGDFKLLAALGAWCGWQALPQVLLLASASGLAWTLLQRLWTRQSLQQPLAFGPWLALAGGGVFLWQQMV; translated from the coding sequence ATGACGACATTAGCCGCATTATCGCTGCATTTTCCCCTTGTCTGGTATGGTTTCCTGCTGCTGTTCGGCCTGGCGCTGGGCAGCTTTTACAACGTGGTGATCTACCGTCTGCCGCGCATGCTGACCCAAACCGCGGACGACGAGCCGATAACCCTCAGCACGCCGGGCTCATCCTGCCCGCAGTGTCGCCAGCCGATAGCCTGGCGGGACAATATCCCGCTGCTCAGCTTCCTCTGGCTAGGCCGTCGCGCCCGCTGCTGTCAGGCGCGCATCTCGTGGAGCTATCCGCTGACCGAGCTGGCCACCGGCCTGCTGTTTATCCTCTCCGGGGCGCTGCTCGCGCCGGGCCTGGCGCTGGCGGGCGGCCTGGTGCTGCTCTCCTTCCTGCTGATACTGGCGCGGATTGACGCCCGGACCCAGCTGCTGCCCGATCGCCTGACCCTGCCCCTGCTGTGGGCCGGACTGCTGTTTAATCTTAACGAGGTGTACATTGCGCTGCCGGACGCGGTCGCCGGGGCGATGGCCGGTTATCTGGCGCTGTGGTCGGTCTACTGGCTGTTCCGCCTGCTGACCGGCAAAGAGGCCCTGGGCTATGGCGATTTTAAGCTGCTGGCGGCGCTGGGCGCCTGGTGCGGCTGGCAGGCTCTGCCGCAGGTGCTGTTGCTCGCCTCGGCCAGCGGGCTGGCGTGGACCCTGCTGCAACGCCTGTGGACCCGGCAGTCGCTGCAGCAGCCGCTGGCCTTCGGCCCCTGGCTGGCGCTGGCGGGAGGGGGCGTTTTTCTCTGGCAGCAGATGGTCTAG
- the panC gene encoding pantoate--beta-alanine ligase, whose protein sequence is MLIIESVLLLRQHIRRLRQEGKRIALVPTMGNLHDGHMKLVDEAKASADVVVVSIFVNPMQFDRADDLARYPRTLQDDCEKLNKRHVDFVFAPTPAEVYPQGTEGQTYVDVPGLSTMLEGASRPGHFRGVSTIVSKLFNLVQPDVACFGEKDFQQLALIRKMVADMGYDIDIIGVPIVRAKDGLALSSRNGYLTADQRKIAPGLYKVLSAVAEKLAAGDRQLDEIIAIAEQELNEKGFRADDIQIRDADTLLELTEASQRAVILMAAWLGQARLIDNQIVTLGQ, encoded by the coding sequence GTGCTGATTATAGAATCCGTGCTGCTGCTGCGTCAGCATATCCGCCGTCTGCGTCAGGAAGGCAAGCGTATCGCGCTGGTCCCGACGATGGGCAACCTGCATGATGGTCATATGAAGCTGGTTGATGAAGCCAAAGCCAGCGCGGACGTGGTGGTGGTCAGTATTTTCGTCAATCCGATGCAGTTTGACCGCGCCGATGACCTGGCGCGCTACCCGCGCACCCTGCAGGATGATTGCGAAAAGCTGAACAAGCGTCATGTCGACTTTGTCTTCGCGCCGACGCCGGCGGAAGTCTACCCGCAGGGCACCGAAGGCCAGACCTACGTCGACGTCCCCGGCCTGTCCACTATGCTGGAAGGCGCCAGCCGTCCGGGCCATTTTCGCGGCGTGTCGACCATCGTCAGTAAGCTGTTCAACCTGGTTCAGCCAGACGTCGCCTGCTTTGGCGAGAAAGACTTCCAGCAGCTGGCGCTGATCCGCAAGATGGTTGCCGACATGGGCTACGATATCGATATTATCGGCGTGCCGATCGTCCGCGCGAAGGATGGCCTGGCGTTGAGCTCGCGTAACGGCTATCTGACCGCCGACCAGCGCAAAATCGCCCCCGGTCTGTATAAAGTGCTGAGCGCGGTGGCGGAAAAACTGGCCGCCGGCGACCGTCAGCTCGACGAGATCATCGCTATCGCCGAGCAGGAGCTGAACGAGAAAGGTTTCCGTGCCGACGACATTCAGATCCGCGATGCCGACACCCTGCTTGAGCTGACCGAAGCCAGCCAGCGCGCGGTGATCCTGATGGCCGCCTGGCTCGGTCAGGCCCGCCTGATCGACAACCAGATCGTCACGCTCGGTCAGTAG